The ANME-2 cluster archaeon genomic interval AGTGAAAAGGGGTGACAAGAAACCGCAGTTTATGTTTGAAACTATGGGATTAGATCAGATGAGACATTTTACTGCACTTGGACTGGAAACGGTTTTGAAAGAGACCTGAACCGAGAGTTTTATTTAAAAATTTCTGGTGGCAACAAAAAACGATAGTGTGAGGGGTTGTTTTTTGGGATCTTTCAAAGTAAGGTGATAAATGCTGTTTGCACTACTCATGATATTATCATTGATTTTCATGACAGACCATATAAATAAATCCAAACTGTTAAGGTATAGCTGATCATGGTACCAACGTTGAGTTTTTTATTAACTTGATAGGATGAAAAATATGGAAGAGAAAACATATTCGGAAAAACTATGTGGATATTGTAAAGGAACCGGAAAAGTTGAAGGAGAAGAATGCCCTGCCTGTCATGGAAAAACAACTTTTATGGTAAAAGAACCATTTAAAAATTGCCAGTTCTGTAAGGGAAATGGCTGGACGCATAAGGGTCAACCCTGCCGAACCTGCAAAGGATCCGGATGGTTGGGAGTCAAGAAAGAGCTAATTGTAGCATAATATATTATTCACATCTAATATTCTAATTTTTATTAGAATATTGAAATCACTTAATATGTGGCAGATGCCACATTATTTTTTTTTGATTATTCAGCACATCTGAATACTACTACTTCCTATTAAAATTTTTTGAAACCTCATAGCAAAAGCCATATGCATTTTTTAAGATAATATTAGAATAGAATAAAAATCGATATT includes:
- a CDS encoding transcriptional regulator: MEEKTYSEKLCGYCKGTGKVEGEECPACHGKTTFMVKEPFKNCQFCKGNGWTHKGQPCRTCKGSGWLGVKKELIVA